TTGACCAGGACTGCCAGATTAATTTTAACGCAGTTGCAACCGGAATACCAGATGAGCTGAATGCTTTTTTTACTGTTGCCAGTTTGCCTTTTCTACCGAGCTGATGTGGTGAATAATGCGCATCTTTTGGCTCCGGTCACCGTTAATTTTCTGAAGTCACAGAACCCAAATGGTTAATGGATTCCGTGCATCTATTCAAGAGTTCAATGCACCTGTGTAATTGGCATGCAATCCTGCATTGTTCATCAGCAGAAGCATTCTGAACTTGCCATGTGAGCCACAGCAAGATGCATGTTGCCATCGTCGTCTCATAGCACGTCGTTTTCGTCTGGAAACTTGAAGATGTATTTGTCATGCGTTCCGGGCAGTTTCAGCTCTGTACCCATTTGTATGCACAGTTCGAGAAAAAAACGCCAACTGATTCTTCTTCTATGGACAGTGATTAGAAAGAAACTAGCCGAACCTCGTCGCTATTCTAACTTAAGAAAGCAAATGCTAACATTACAGACATCGGTTTAGCTTGAGGGTTGATACCACAAATAGCATGCAAGGCAGGTCATCGCCATTGCGGTACCAAGTATATGTACATTAATCGCACGTGTAGTTGTCAAAACTTGGCAGAGATCGATGAGGTGGTAGCTAGCCTCTGCCTACACCTGCCTTGCATGGGTGGATGGGTGCATGGCTACGTCAAAACTCGCGGGGGTCGACGAACAGGAGGGTGCcaggcagcggcggcgccgcccagtcgtcgtcgtcgtcggtggCGTTGGTGTCTTTGTTGATGAGGTTCTTGATGCACCAGACGTCCTTGTCGCAGGAGAAGCGGCGCCAGCgcgggacggcggcggcggccgggtcGTCGGGGGCGAcgtcggcggcgacgacggcgcaGGCCGGGTTCTTGCGCGCGACGTTGTGGACGTGGTGGCAGAGGGAGCGGAGCAGGGCAGGGCCCGCCGGGCCGGACATGCGGAGGCCGTAGAGGAGGTAGGCGCCGAACGGGCGGAAGATGTCCGGGATGGAGGGGACGCGCATCCACGGCGCGCCGCGGTCGAGCGCCCGGAGCGCGGCGAGCGACGCGCGGAGCAACGCCGGCGCGCCACTCACGCGGAATCGCATGGAGCGGGTGGAGTCCCAGACGCTGAGCACGGCGAAGGACGGCGGGAGGGACGGATCCGGATCTCTCTCGATGGCGACGAACGTGCCGAGTGTGAGCTTGTGGGCGAGGAGCGCCGGCATGTCGGCGGGGAGGAACTCCGTGCCCTGCGGCGGGAGCAGGCGCGCGTAGGCCGCCgcggccagcggcggcggcagctggaACACGCGGTGACCGCACGGCACGGGCAGACGGTGCGCGTGCACGGGGCGGCCCAGGAACTTCGGCCACCGGAACGGCACGTACCCGAACCGGCCCGTGAAGAGCGCCAGCGACGCCGCGTTGGACGTCGTCGTCGCCATCGTCGCGTGTTCCGCCCCGCGCTCCCGGCACCACTCCTCAGCCCGCTTCACCAGCGCCGTTGCGATCCCCAGCCGCCTGCAAGAATCGCAATCAACGTTAGCAGCCGTTTAAACCATGCATGCGGCGGCGGTGCCGCTGCGGCGCACGCCTCGGCAACCGTGCGGTAGTGGATTCCGGCCTACCAGCCGCACCGGTGGGGTCCCCGGGGAATACGCGTGTGGGCCATTTTGCGGCGCGCGATTAGGCAAGCAGGGAAAGTACGTTTGGAAGTGAGCAGAAAAATGGGCGCGTTTTGTATGCGTCGGCGTGAGGTGAAATGGAGGAgctcggaaaaaaaaaaggtgaagtAAAGCGAACGAAGACGAGGCCACCTGTGAGAAGGTGAGACCCTGAGGCCGAGGAGACAGGCCACCTTCACGTACGCCGTCGTCGTTGCGGCCGGCGGCTGCTGCTTCACGGAGCTGGAGGAAGAAGACGGCTCCTTGCCGCCGCCTCTGCTCACCACTTTGACACAGGCCTTGATGACCCCGACCATCTCCTCGCCATACTCGGCAACCTGCGCATTCCAATTCGCATGCACGCACAATTGATCAGTAAATAGAGCCAGCTCGTCGCTGCCACGCGTGCAAATCACAAGATATCCAGGGTCAAGCATTAGTTAACAATTTTGTCTCTGTTAGCCTGAACAGTAACACGATCGTATTGGGGTGTCAACTTAGTGTTTGCTTGTTCATGTGTTGGCACGCCACCACTTACCAGCATGACGTGCTCCGGCGCGTGGCGGACCCTCGCCAGCGGGTCGCCGACCTGCTCGACGCAGAGCGACATGCCActcttcttcttcgtcctcctctTGTTGCCGCCGCTGTTGTCGGCAGTCTCGTCGCCGCACAGGCCGACCTGGCACCGGCCCTCGAGCTCTTCGACCGCCGCCAGGCCCCTCTCGATGTCGAACTCCCTCAACCTCAACACCATCTTCTTTCCATCCATCGCTCCCATATGCCAATAACTAATCTCTCTAGCTCTAAACTGATCGATCGATCTCAACGACTGTGTCTAGATAGCCTGCTTGCTGAAGCAACTAGCTCAGCTGAAAGAGAGCTTGCTGTTGTGCTTCTGCTGCTTCTCTACGACGGGAGGGGGCCTGTGCGAAATTTATACACGTAGgtttgagagggagagagtgaggagAGAGAGCTTGTGTGGGGCCGGGACAAAATGGTACTCGTAATATGTTCGGAGTGATGCAAAGGGGCGCAAGGGAACAAGCTGAGAACAATGGCGGCTTTTGTGCAATAGCAACCTTCCTCTTGGATTTGATTAGTAGGAATGGATGATTTAACTAGCTGATTTTCTGCTAAGATGCCAACCCTTACACCACCTATATGACTATATGTGCACACCTTTGAGACGGAAGAAGATTGTATGATATAATTGCATCGCAACATGATTGCTAACACACATAAGGCCCGCGTGTTAGCGACAAAGTCACATTGTGTGGTTACATTAGAGTAACTTCGCTTCTAGACAAGGTTTTATCTAGGTACTTACATACAAGTAGGGTCCACTAATGTCTCTCTCTAAATGTGGACTGTAATGAGCCCAATTTAGTGGCGAAGACTATGGTTTAGCACTTGTTTATGCTGCTAATGAGCCACGGATGTTGCTTACGGTTGGTTAAAGGCGCCAAAAATCAACCTAGCTAATCCTAATACTATAAAGCACACCAGCCTTTAAACAACTGAGATTCTTCTCGGTTCAACAAAGATTACTATAAAGCGATACGAATTAGGATAGGTCGGAACCTACCGATTGTAGGGCATCCAAACATATATTCCAAGAGAAGCAGTTCTGGATATGATCTTAGAGGATTGTAAGTAACTGGTTGATGAAAGAACTTAATCCATTCCATACCCAAatgaagaataaaaaaagttgCTTGTATATATGTTTTGGCCCAGAAAATAGATTCTGAAAATCCTTAAGCAGGGAAGGCTTACTAATCGTTAATTTGTACAAGATTATTACctacaaatatttcttttcgaAAGGATCGCAGGAGCACTGCCTTTCACTTAAGAAAGAAGAGTTTAGATTAATTATGTACAGGAGAAGGGGTAATTGATTTTTTACCATCCTACCAGATGGCGTACGCTTAAATGCCACTCTACCGGAGTTTCTCACACATTTGCCAACCAAACACCGTTAAAATCCAGTTTTTCGTCATGTACTGTTACTTTTCCGTTGTGAATAGTAACCATAAGCTTAAAAAAGGCGCAAAAAAGTGTCCATTTTGTACATGCTCTATAATTACCAAGCAACCTAATTTTAACTGGATTTACctaaaaatcttgtgtagaattcaaattaaaattattCAAATGGTGCTCCTTTTGCAActtttagcaatttttaagtcctcacaaaaattccaaataatctggaaaaattaaataatattcCTATAATGtgatttaataatttataaaattatctctCACCCTAGGTTATaaggtgaaaaagtgaattACTTTGTAATGCCTATTTATTAGTaggcattacaaagtaactcactttttcaccttgtAATCTAGGGtggaagataattttataaattattaaatcaCATTATAGGAATACTAGtgattttttccagattttttggattttttgtgagaacttaaaaattgctagaagttgccAAAGTAGCatcttttgaagaattttagtttgagttCTACACAAAATTTTTAGTGAATATAGTTAAATAGGTTGCTTAGAAATTATAGAGCATGTACAAAAATGAACACATTTGTTCACGCAATTTTTTAGCTCATGGTACTGTTCATAAAGGGAAAGTTACTGTATGCAACAGGAAATGGGTTTGAACAGTGTTTGGGTGGCAAACATGTGAGAAACTCCGGTAAAATGGCATTTGGCCGTACATCCGGTAGGATGGCAAAAAATCAATTGCCCCCAGGAGAAGAGagaatagaagaaaaaaacaaaggtAACTATGCACCAAATTACCTAGAAATTACTTGCTATGACCTAGCTAGGTAACCTTTTTTTCCTTAGACGTATTCCCTAGGAATTCCAGCGTTAATCAGTTAGGTTTTATGTTCGTTGGGATAAATactctctctattttttcaaaATGGAAGGCGTGATTTGACCTAATGTGGTCTTCAACGCTACACTTTAAGTGTTAAAATCTCTTATATTACATTGTCCATGATGCTAAAATTAACATTATATGAAAGTACTTTCAAATATGAACCCAATAGTACTAAATTTATATCCTATAATATACAAATTCTTAGGCTAATTGTTAGTCAAAGATTAAGAAGTTTGAATAATCTTCAATACGTGCATACACCAAAAAATCGCATAGCACGTGCTTCTGCATGTATCAAACTTTCCTCCCCACCACCTATAGGTTTGAGTCTTCTTCAATTTGGACGGGTTTGTGTGCATCCTATTTTCTTTTCGAAACAAAACAGTGGCAGGAATGTACATGCTTTCTTTCAAGACACCTAGCTTCGATTAGGCTTTCTTGTTTTTTCTGGCTTTCATTTACATAGCTCTAAGATAAGCAAAATTAGTGTGTTGCTTTTATATGAACTATACATACAATGTTCTCATATCATGTTAGTACTTCCTCCgatcaaaaatatatgatgtttttttttttttaagattttctatgtacaactttgatcactattttttattaaaatatagttacaTATAAAATAAAAGTATTATATTATGAAATgacttttcaagataaatctatatatatgatttttcaAGAACGTGCAATGCATATATTTCattaagaagaaaagaaagcacaATTTTTTTATACAATCCATAGGATGTTTCCATCTGCTCGTTTTAATTTACTGTGTAATATATGGATCTACGGCTAAGTTGTAGTCCATGCATGAGATTTTTCTCGTCGCAGCAACACCTGCAGACAGCTGAGCTGTTGATGTGTGATTCTGGCAGCATATatggaaaaaaataattaggCACCTTTCTGAATTAGGGGAACGGAAATGGAGCCGCGAGTATATTTAGAACCGTACCTTCCTCCTTTTATGCTCACTATATATTCTCGTGAGCAAATATTGAATAAGCCTAGCTTTGGCCAATCCATAATCTAATGGCCTGTCTGAATATGCAGAACTGATTTCACATGAATTTGACATTGACAGAAACTAGCAAGTGGCCCATGCTATATAGCATCGCTGCAATATAATGTTacaataatatttgattaaaaattagtctatttagcttttttatgaggttagtatcatttagttacaaaacgtaTACAATTAGAAGAAAAGATAAAAGTTATATTAgtggaagagaaaattatttatgctctaaaTTTGCACCCGAATCTTATACATATATTATTTCGATTCGTATACGTTTTGATCAACTGTCGAAATCGTACTTTAAATGTAGCTAGCCTAACCAACATCAAAATAAGTTTGCCTCGCATGCGTGTTCTGTCTTGCCTGATGCCTCCTTGATGTAATGGCTTTGAGCTATACAAtactttttaatatattatcttagtaagaattttgatttttttagttttcattatgaattttagctattgattaattatattttacatggactctttatttaggttaTTGATttatataataatttgatttttctaagactatatttgatatagatCTTTTTTTCTACtctaaccctaatttcaattattattaattttattttatttggtctctttatttagatatttttcttctcaaaactTATGGAAATCGAACAGTTAAAattccataatttttaattctaaatttagctatttattaatcatatttgatatggattttttgtttaatctagaccgttagatgtttaAACAATGAGTGGTtcagattatttttttattaatatggtGATTAAGTGACCTTGAGTACGAACATGGTGACttcttttaacactcaaataataatataatagataaattTCATCGAAAGAACTTGAAATCTGGGAAATGCTTTGGAAATTCAAAGGGGATGTATATTTCCAAATCCTGGAAATTTCACATGAATTCTAAATGGGGGTGTATTTTATCACAAAGTCTATTTAATAAGTGTATAACATATGTTGTCACCCAAGGATGACTTGCTTTATTTGGAGTGCTCCAGCTACTTCCTACTAGCTTCTCATCTCGGTGCCTACACAAGTATAAAAAATGTCATTATTGTCAGTTTCAAATTGGTATTACTGTCGATTTTGGAATCGGTAGCGATTGGTTGATTATGATACTCAGTAGTATCACTACTAATTTTAAAACTGACAGTAATAGAGTTATtattatcgatttttttttataaatctaCAGTGCTAGTCAGTCCTAAAGTCGATGTTTTTTgactgaaaaaatatttttttttgcactcgacGAACCCCGCTGCTTTTGTGGGAGTTGAACCTGTGAATATAGCAAATTACGCGCATGTGTAGTTTTTGGGAGTCAAACCCACGATCTCACTCATCGAGCGAAgctttcttaccatctcacattACAGTTTTAGTTGGTGGCTATGTgacaatttattatttttatttttcctactcaaatatttggatgattatttttgtatttagatgactttaaataaaaacgTTGTAAACTACAAACtcgtagatctcgttgagagcaacatattttatataaagtttgtctctatctgacttcatataaaaatattatgaattttCGAACATACGATATCTGTTGGTTCGTAACAAAAACTGACAGTTTACTCTCCACTATTATCTCCGGTTCATAACATGAAATGGTAataagaaaacctatttttattGTCGATTCGTATCAAGAGCCGACAATAATAGCATTAATGTCAGTTCTTAATACGAATCTGACAATAATAATTAttttcactatcggtttttaGAGACTTTTAGTGCTGGTTAACAATAATATACCTAAACCGGCAGTAATATGGGGGCAAGGAAGAGTATTTCTGTAGTGCCAGTGGGAGTTCTAATATATATGCGTCAACCAGCAGTCGCTGTCCATGTGGTCGCTCTCACATATATATAATCAGAATGCTAAACAACTGACGAACAAAACCCCAGTTGTATATGTGTCTGTCGTGTTTGTAGGTTGACATGAATGATCAGGATGTTTCTTGGACAATTATGCGCTTTATATATCATTGCCAAGAATTTTTTTGTGAGTGTTTTGTACTGTCCGATCTAGATAGAAAAGCCGTGCTAGTTGAACTATATATGTTGCATATATATTATAGCCCATTCAACGGTCAAGAACTTTGAACAACCACCACCAGACCACAGAGCATGAGAGCAACCCAGATTGTTTAACAAAGTGATGGCATCTAGGCAGCTATCCAAGCAAATTAAAGGGGACATGAACACAAAAGTTATGACAAAGTGTGGATTCAAATGTGGAGTGTATAGACAAAGTTCTAGGGTTTAACTGGACATGTGGTACAACTAGAACATAATTAACTTGACTAATTAGCGTGTTAACTTCTTGACAATTTGCATGCATCACCATCCTTTTGACCCCACGAGTTTGCTTACCTTGCTAGCTCCTTTCCAGCTGGTGAAAGGTGGCCTTGCTTGTTTCTTTCCCTAACCCTCTCTTgcttttgcaaaaaatattgtgttcatGGGGCATAGATTAATGGAAGCATGAAAAGACATGGAAAGGAGATCAAAGGGAGAGAGTTATAGGGAGgaagagagctagagagagagggtAAGACTTAGGAAGGGTCAAAAGGTGTCTGTTTGATTGACAGAAATACATGCGTTGATTATTGGTGTTTGATTTATTTAATGCCATTGCCTCCATACTGAACAGTCAAAATTATCTTGGTTCGATCACTGTCTTGTTGTGGAGTACCAAACGAACTTGCGATAGTATAGAATACATATCTTGCGCTTGGATGGCTTCTAGTGTGGTGTCTCTTTTGATTGGagtcaagttgtggtttactaAGTAGGTGATTGGTTATCTGGACGAAAGTATCTTTACTTAGCTGATGcgtataatttaaaaaatatatatatttgttgctTATATTCACTATTTTAGTCTGATTCAGCGAATGCAAACGTACGTCTGCAGTCTGACTCGAGATCAAAATCTTAACTCTTGCATCTACTCATACGATCTCAGATTTAGTGAGCTAAACAAAAACTCAGTTCAATTTATCTAAACAGATACAATAATCAAgcactcttcttttcaactaATATAACTTCACTTAGCTTGCTTTCCTCAGTATATATCTATAATTTATATGAACAACAGTATATACGAGCAATGAATAACACCCTAATATCTCTCGCGAGTCACGACCAGAATGGACCGGTGTGTTAAATATAGTTGAAGTGTTTTCTGTGTAACTGCTGGCCTAGAAGTGAGAATATTCCTTGCAGATGCATGCATGAGCGAGTCAATTTAGTTGCATTTGTCAAACATTGGAGACTTGGCAAGGTATGAACAGGCTAGGATTCTTCTCTAATTATTGCTCCTTAAAATACCTCATACCAAGCAACCTAGATACTCATTAAACAACTCattttcaaataaataattGGCACTGTATTTGGACTGTACCTTAATTTTAGTGCAGAAATACTATAGGTCTGTTTGGATCCCTTGTGAGTTGGCCGTGTCTCACTCAGCAAGCCTAACTTGGTTAGCGTCGGGAACAGTTTTTCTCTCTCGGGCTGGTGAGGCGTGCGTAAGCATCGAGGAAGCTCCCGCGAGATCCAAACATGCTTCAATATTGTTTGAGTTATGTTGTCCTAAAATATCCTTAGATTTTGACTGTGGCCACTCGGCCTTAACTTTCCTCATTTATCATTTATACTTTAGATATCAACAAAACCATGTGTACTACAAAACCACCACACGGAACATTCAGCCATGCCAGCCCTCGTAAAATCCTCAAAATTATGACTCGATCAAAACGCAAGAACTATTTGACGTAAATCTATTCAATTCTATCATGAAACAGAAAAAACATGTTCCACAACATGACCTAAATGCTAATGTAGGTTAGCCACGGCATGGCACATCATGTTCATCTGGTTCTCTCCAGAGATCAGAGAGTTTTTTTGGTAGCCTAGGCCCTAGCCCCCAAAACTGAGCTTCACGTGCCCTCTCAAGCATCCCATCAACGCCAGGTGTTTTGGCCGACAGGACTTAAGATCGAGAGAGCTACCGCCGTGGCTAGGTAAGTACGTGACAAACACgagcacacatgcatgcatgtggatCCATGGCCGTGCATGGCTACGCGAACTTGACCTGACCAGAAGAGCTGTATAGGCCAAACAGCACCAATCCAAACCGTCCAATCAGCGCACTAATCGTATTACAGCTGCTACGTTACCTCTCAGCTCAGCGCGGTCGATCAGCTCTCAACTGGCAGCCACTGAGCCACGCCCGCTCGGCTCCTGCCACATGTCAGCGGCGGCTGACGTGGCGTCTGTCCCGTCTCGTCTATCGCCCGGTTCGACCTGCTTGTCAGCACTTTACCTGCTGTGCTGCCCGTACGTGCATGCGTGCATCCGGTGCGAGGACACGGACAGAGGTCAAGAAACTGTGTAGGGTAAATGATGCCGTGCCGTCGTGCGTACCATTGCCCATTATCACATGTACTCCTCCGTTCCGTAGtacttattatttttaatcAAAAGTCTTTCCAAAAATACTTAGCATTTCACGTATCTCGATATATTTTATCACTCTTTCTTATTTTGCTTCTATCAAGTTATACTCTATCTCATTATTTGTGTAACTTAATACTAATTATAAAAGAGGTATTTTAGTTATAATGTTTTACTAATGATTATCTAAATCTCCATAATtgataaaaataataagtatTACGAAATAGGGGAGTAGCTTCTACCTTACTTTATCAGGGATTGCCTATATCTAGGCATGCATATAGGTGTACCTAGGTAATAAGGTACTCTAACACTTCGACCTTAGCTGTACTTGCGACTACTATTGCGCGGCTAGCCGGCACTGCGGCGCCGTGACTTTTGGCGACCCTTCCTCGCGCAACGTGACGCACGGGCACGGCCATGAGCGCGCGCACCCGGCTACCCCGCTGGCTTTAGCTCCTTTTCAGGGAGCGCGGCGTGCACGTCCGCCGCTCCGTTCTCGCCCGTGATCTCACCTCACCAGCGGGTTGGTTTCACAGCTTTGCCTGCGCGGACCGATGGGACGTACAGCCGTCTACTCAACCGGATTTGGCACAGCCGCGCGCCGGCGCGCCAGGATTCGCACTGGTCTGGTCGTCACCCGTCAGTTGCTTTGTCGTGCGGTCGACCTCCTCCATTaataaaatcatatttattaaaaaatagaggatTTTATTAGTTTTATCTATCTTTATAGATTGAATTGAGTTTTTATTTAGCTAACTAAATCTTAAGTTCTATGAGTAAATATAAAAACTGATATTATAATTAGTTGTTTATATGAAGGTGATTTTGGAACACTCATACGTGGATCCGTCCGCATAAGTAGATATAGGAGCTTGCATACGTTAGGTCAGACTACGAGTGTAGATTTATATCCGTTGAATCAGACTGAAATAGTATATATGAGCAACTAAACACACTTCTCACTAAGATTATACACATTCACTTGTAGCGAATATGACACTCTAAAGGAAGGcaatatgattttggtgattaatcaTAACATAGTCAACGTGATTGACATGTTTCTCAAGTATATaatttagtaggtctcatggatgcgatatatgaagaagccaccacagtcaGGATAAAGTTGGACTAAATTAGAGAAGACACAGTAAGATTAGCCTCACCGAATGATCCCGTGCTCTATGTGTTAAACTCATCATAGCTTTGATTGCTTACCAAGACAGAAAGATGATAAGTTCACTGGATGCTCCGATGCATAAGTTGATGAAATCATCGGATGAATTCTTGAGTGACAAGTggccaaaattgttagaagtgttacaaCAGATGATCTGGTATTAGTGTTGAAAGTGCACTAGACTAATTTCAGCAGAGGTGGAATTGCCTAGGAAATAGTAAAGTTTAACACACTGGATTATTcggtgatgcaatgatgactGCACCGGACTAATTATTCCACATGCGATTCCAAGGCAAGAATTTTGAAGCTcaattcaccggatagtccggtgaagatggtgtgtacatcggaccaattcttgcagagaacaaTTTCTTGTGTTCGAACAAACATCACTCATCAGATGGTCTAgcgatcaatgtgttgcacataacgtacaatgaac
The sequence above is drawn from the Phragmites australis chromosome 10, lpPhrAust1.1, whole genome shotgun sequence genome and encodes:
- the LOC133883334 gene encoding acetyl transferase GW6a-like; translated protein: MGAMDGKKMVLRLREFDIERGLAAVEELEGRCQVGLCGDETADNSGGNKRRTKKKSGMSLCVEQVGDPLARVRHAPEHVMLVAEYGEEMVGVIKACVKVVSRGGGKEPSSSSSSVKQQPPAATTTAYVKVACLLGLRVSPSHRRLGIATALVKRAEEWCRERGAEHATMATTTSNAASLALFTGRFGYVPFRWPKFLGRPVHAHRLPVPCGHRVFQLPPPLAAAAYARLLPPQGTEFLPADMPALLAHKLTLGTFVAIERDPDPSLPPSFAVLSVWDSTRSMRFRVSGAPALLRASLAALRALDRGAPWMRVPSIPDIFRPFGAYLLYGLRMSGPAGPALLRSLCHHVHNVARKNPACAVVAADVAPDDPAAAAVPRWRRFSCDKDVWCIKNLINKDTNATDDDDDWAAPPLPGTLLFVDPREF